The DNA window GCTCATCACACACCTGCAGCAcactcctacacacacacacacacacaggtctgTCTCTATAGTTTCATCAGTCATTTATCAGCAGATGATCAATGTGAATCTGGGACCTGTGTCGCCGCAGGGACCGTTGCATCTTCTTCTCCATGCAGTCTGACACACATCTGCCTCcctgctgacacacacacacacacacacaggttccTGCGACACTCGCTGCCGCCGCAGAGCCgtaaaaagattaaatgaagAGATAGATTGTTGATACCacaggaaatgaaatgaaactcaTTGTTTATTGCAGATGGTGAAGGTCCGGTTCGTTCTGAACCGAGTTTATGCTGATAAAAACCAGAATAATAAAACTTTGACCTCAGTCTGAAAGAAGCGGCTCTGGATTTctgtttacaataaataatatttttatttgtatatttctaCTTTAAAGGCGTCTGATGTTATTTTCAGGTCAACATTAATCAGATTTACTGAACACAAATACTCAAATCATCTCATTAAGCATGAAGTTGGTTCCGACAGGATCCAGCGGTCAGCAgcaagaaaaacttaaaatctaaaaacgTTTAGTTCCCATTTTTAATGAATCAACAGGAAATTATTGTGATTTGACTCAGCCGGACTGTTCCTGCTGGAAggagcgccacctgctggacagACAGAAGAACTGAACCCAGATGGCTGGAAGACAGAATAAAAAGggaatttttaaattttattttaggttcaTTTGAggactataaaaaaaaatcaacttttgactaaaaatccatgttttctggtaacctgcatttattcagaaaagacaaaatggtttaaaaatacaaaataaatattcacagattttcttcatGGATATTAAATAcgttaaaatttacatttttctgtttgttcagttttttattttttcataataattGTTATCAGCTGGACCGTCTTTATAAAGGTTCTGTTTAAATCCTGACCCGGTCCGGTTTTCCTCCCTGAGGTCCAGATTCTGGTTCGGTACCAGCAGGACTCCAGTTCCTGCTCCGTGTTTCCTCCGGAACACCAGGGGGCGGCACGGCGCTCCTCTTTAAGCCGGAAGTTTTCACCGGAAGTTCCCGCCAGCTGTACGCATGTTCGGCTCGGCCAGCAGAAACCGAACTGAAACCGAACCGGAGCGGCTTCTGGTTCCGCGGATCCCAGGTCAGTTAGTCCAGCAGGGTCCGGTTCATTTCGTTCCTTTGAGCAGTTCAGTTCTGACTCTTCAGATCCGGACCGGTACCGCCTCACGCGGGAAGTTTGGTACCGAGCGGCTGGAGGTTTCTCAgaccggttccggttctggttccgtcaGAACCAGTGGGTCCAGTTCAGACTGTAAATCGGGTTCGAAATGAAAACGGTGTTGGAGTTCATTAATTTCTGTACCAGGTCCGTTTAccagaacccgaccagaacccctCAGTGTAAATcaccttgagaaataatgagatttggttaAACATGAAAACGGGATTTAAACATGTCATCCAGATGGATCGGAACCAGAGCTGCATTCACCGTCCAGCTGGTCCACTGAGCTCCTGCTGGACGGAACCAGGCAGAGTCCAGTTCTTCTACACATAAACATGGTTATATAAGCTGCAGTGTGTGAGTGTAAGCAGTTCaaagagatggaggaagaagagaaatcAGCTGTTTGGCTACTTCCGGTCAGCGGATCGGTTTCTCCTGTGTTTTATGgtttatgtttattcattttggtttttttctcctcttcagatgacgatttttttcttcctgcatcgttttaatttttcttcttcttcttatcaGGATGGATCTTTCACCTCTTCTTCATGACCttcatctctcctcctcctcctcggagAAGCCACGCCTCTCTAATCCCCTCCCACCAATCACAGAGctcctctctgagctgcagaagaAGCTGATTGGTGCGGCTGAAAGCAGCCCTCTGATTGGCCAGGTTGAGCGTCTGTTCCAGGCTGCAGATCCTGATTGGCTGTTCCCTCCGCTGTTGGAGGACCAGGACAGCAGGTGGGCGGAGCTTCAGGCAGCGTACAGCTCAGTGATCagtgctctgattggctgtgccGCGCTGCCGGTCTGCGAGGAGGACTGCGGTTCGTTAGACGCCTCAGCCTATCAGAGCGTCCCGAGGCGCGCTGCCGCCGTAAGCTCCGCCCTCACAGCACTGCTGGGGAACTGGGAggaagggggcggagccagaAGAGCCAGGCTGCTCCTCGCTGTGGCTCCGCCCATCTACCTGTTCTCTGTTACACATTTCCAGGTAAGTTGCTGCTGACATCAGcagtggttctggtggttctagtggttctggtggttctgatggcTCCATCTCTGCAGGACGAGGTTTGGACCAGCGCCGCCTCCAGAACCGCAGCGCGGCGCCTTCAGGGGGCGCTGCTGAGGGCGGGCGGATGGAGAGACTCCGCCCACCTGCTGgcgggggaggaggaggacaggtgCATTCTGGGTGGAGTCCTGGATATCCTGCAGCCTCAGCTGACCAGGTAAGACCAGAACCTGTGACCCGGTTGGTTCTGTCGGAACCTCACCTGGCCGCTCGCCGTTcctctcacttcctgtttgtgtctcAGGGAGTCATGGCGACGGTGTGCCGCCCTGAAGCTGCAGTTCTCCTGGACGCTGCTGCAGGTTGGTCATcgcgttgccatggcaacaacCCTGTGAACGTTAATGACGTAATGTCGCGGTGctgaatattattgaacatttttctttgtaaaataataaaactcttaacatgaatatgtttctgaataaatcagctgctgtttatTGGCCAATCAGATTTATTATAGATTCGTTAAGTTTTTCTTATGGGCGGAGTCAAAGCTAATAGCATTACGCCACCTGCTGGTAGGAAGCGTTTCCTACATAAACGATTCCATTAAAACTCTCGTCGACGTCAGTTTTCCTTTAAAGTGTCTGACGTGTGATCGGCCAATCACAGCTCTGGTTTTCACAGGTGACCCGCCCCTTCCTCTCCCCCTTCCTGCCTCGCCTCCTCCCCCCTTCGCTCCTCCTGAATGACGACTACAGGCCGGAGAACTGCATGCTGGGAGTTCGCTGTCTGCATCACGTCGTTCTGAACACGGTCAGAACTTTTCCACCTATAATTAGAAATTAATAGGAAAAGTTTTGAGAGCCTCACGACACACAGTGTTGAGTGTAGctcgttagcattagcttccgctGAATAGCGCCTTAGCGTATCTCAGGTTTATGGTTAACGCAGCTAACTTCAGCttgtggtgatgatgatgatgatgatgatgatgatgtcgtCCATGTCCAGCCCGCTGCAGACCTTCGTCAGTTTAACAGAGCCGAGGTTCTGTACCAGGCTCTGTTCAGACACCTGTACACGAGCGAGGCCGCCGTCATCCAggtagcacacacacacacacacacacacacacacacacacacacacacacacacacacacagtcgtgtTTTCATGTCTTGTGGGGACTTTACATTGACTTGGTCTGAACTCTGtaaaattaactaaaacaaaatacatcatCTATGTACCTGAAACCTGTagacaaaatggaaattaaggaaatgattaatcaatataacaataaaaaatcaatggaCGGGAATGGAATTAAAATGTCAcctataaaaaacataattggtGATATTACATCTGCATCTTGTCATTCATAACTGTTTGAAAAATTGCAAAGGTTATTAAAATCTAGCGATGAGCATATTGTAATTGGTCTACCGTAGTCTAGCAACTAGCCGCCGACTGAAGAAGAAGCtagcggtgcatgctgggatagttgtcagaacgctggtttgttaataaagtttgactgacccatctacctacgacctgataatcaggtcgtctgcaggtcactCAGCACCACGGAGACGGGTCACCATCGTCCACCTCGGCCCAGAttgctctcctcgccgacccgaatcggactttagtgcagctccatctagtggatgcataacgtaactccagcctcgaCTGTAGCGTCtgttctatgcgccttataatgcgtaAAATACTTCATATTTGCAGATGATACAAGGATCTCCTGTACTGGAGGAAACGTTCAACActcaatacagaaataaaaaacctaCATGTTGGTTCAAAAACAGTAATAATCAGTAAATTtagataaaactaaattcatGGTATtcggaaacaataaaaaacaagaaaataatccaattaaaatatcaattgaCAGTTGATTTACTACAAGTACATGACATTAAATTCTTGGGTGTCGTATTAGATAAGTTTATCTGGAACCACAGATCAGTAAAATCTAAAGTGTTGCTGTTCTGAGGGGAATTAGATTCATCCTGAACTGTAAATCTTTATTCTATATAACACACTCATTGTACCACATCTAGCATGTTGTGTGGAAGTTTGTggaaatacattcaaaacaaagttACAGCCATTATAAgtcttacaaaataaatcaatctgaATACATAAAGTGGGACGTTGGGAACACAAACcagttatttattaaatcaaataaactgaaactctGGGACCtggtaacatttaaaacttcacaattcatgtttaaggtcagaaatcagcaacaacaaacaggaaatgtttggtgaCAGAGAGGAAGTTATAATTTAAGATGTGGAGGATAAAAAACAACCAGGAAGAGTTTGTGATTAAATGTGTGGAATGGATGATGAGTTAAAAAAGGTATAAAtataaaccaatttaaaaattatttcacaatatgttCTATAAGATGGTCCATAAATGCTATTGATGATATAAATAATAGGACATTATAAGACATTATATCTTCTACCggctccttttcaaacagaaaatataacatttgcAGGTCACATGGGCAGAATCATCTGTTTtacctgtttgttttattctattttatttttgggtttttttctttcttgattgttttttctgtgtgtttgaaataaaataaataaataacctctGACCCCTAACCCAAGAACAGCTTCTCCCTCATGGGGACCAAGAAATTGTCCCCACAAGCAGCAGAGGGTTCAGAAATAGGTCCTCACaaggatataaaaacctggttcacacacactctctctgaCCCACTcttcacctctgacctctgacctgcagctcGTCCTCTCCTGCCTGCTCgacctgctgctggttctggagaaGCCCCCCTCCTCCGACTGCCGCAGGAAGCCATGTCGCCATGACGACGTGCTGCatctggttctgacccacatGGAGGCGGAGCATAAGGTGGAGCTGCGGCGCGTCTACGCCTCGGCCCTGCCGCTCTACGTGGAGAGGTGCGTTTGATTCTTACACCTTGACTCCAGAtcagaaacagaaccaaacagtgGCCTCatgatgtgttcagggtggGCGTGGCCTCATGCTGTGATGTGGTCAGGGTGGGCGTGGCTTCATGAAGTGTTCAGGGTGGGCGTGGCCTCATGCTGTGATGTGTTCAGGTGGGCGTGGCTTCATGCTGTGATGTTTGGAGTGGGCGTGGCTTCATGTTGTGATGTTTGGAGTGGGCGTGGCTTCATGCTGTGATGTGTTCAGGGTGGGCGTGGCTTCATGCTGTGATGTTTGGAGTGGGCGTGGCTTCATGCTGTGATGTGTTCAGGGTGGGCGTGGCTTCATGCTGTGATGTGTTCAGGTGGGCGTGGCTTCATGTTGTGATGTTTGGAGTGGGCGTGGCTTCATGCTGTGATGTATTCAGGGTGGGCGTGGCCTCATGCTGTGATGTGTTCAGGGTGGGCGTGGCTTCATGCTGTGATGTGTTCGGGTGGGCGTGGCTtcatggtgtgttcagggtgggCGTGGCCTCATGctgtggtgtgttcagggtgggCGTGGCCTCATGGTGTGATGTGTTCAGGGTGGGCGTGGCTTCATGGTGTGATGTGTTCAGGGTGGGCGTGGCCTCATGCTGTGTTCAGGGTGGGCGTGGCCTCATGCTGTGATGTGTTCAGGGTGGGCGTGGCCGTGTGCAGACACCTGAGGCTGCTGGTGCCGGTGCTGTTGGGTTACCTGGAGGTCGGGGATCCGCCGGAGGAGTCGGTTCGGCTGAAGATGCTGGAGGTTCTGCAGTCAACCATCAGGTTGGCGTGGCCACGGTAACGGGAAACCTGCCGGAACCAGTTCTCTCTGAAGCGCCTGACCCTAaagtctgacctctgaccccgtcAGGATGGCGAGCCGCGCCGATGCGCTGCTGCGCTCTTTGCTCCGGCTGCTGGTCGACGTCTCTGCAGACCCGGGACTCAGCGACTCGGTCCGGCTGCAGCTGATGGAGGGAAGCTCCGCCTCCCTGCGCCTGTTGGACGCCGCTACGCAGCGACGCGTTCAGGTGAGTCACCTggtggtggcgctgcagcgACGCGTTCACGTTACagcaattaaacatttttgttagcCTGTTTTGatccataaaaataacaaaattgatgtggaaagatgaaaatattcatttatatgaaaatgtaattaatttttttttgttttgttcttttgcgCCAATTTACACCAAACTTTGACTGAAAGTACTTGGCAAAAATAATATCAATTCAACCGAACAAAACGGTGAAAAGATCagggaaaatgtgaaatgagcagaaaagtgaatttaaaatgttctaaagaataaataaatatccatttAAACATCagatgaacaaaatgaaaccattaaaaactaaatataaactgatgcacaaagtaaaatgtttatttttatctatcatttgtgtaaaaatgttattgtgtgcaataaaaatacatttaacgaTAAATCATTTAGTAAATCCACTGAGCTGATTATTGATTCAGGTTTCTGTTTGCAGCGGCTCCTCCTGCAGGTCGACAGCCGCCACTGCAGCCCTCAGGTTCTCTGTTGCCTGGCAACCGTGACAGC is part of the Poecilia reticulata strain Guanapo linkage group LG9, Guppy_female_1.0+MT, whole genome shotgun sequence genome and encodes:
- the LOC103470753 gene encoding TELO2-interacting protein 2-like gives rise to the protein MDLSPLLHDLHLSSSSSEKPRLSNPLPPITELLSELQKKLIGAAESSPLIGQVERLFQAADPDWLFPPLLEDQDSRWAELQAAYSSVISALIGCAALPVCEEDCGSLDASAYQSVPRRAAAVSSALTALLGNWEEGGGARRARLLLAVAPPIYLFSVTHFQDEVWTSAASRTAARRLQGALLRAGGWRDSAHLLAGEEEDRCILGGVLDILQPQLTRESWRRCAALKLQFSWTLLQVTRPFLSPFLPRLLPPSLLLNDDYRPENCMLGVRCLHHVVLNTPAADLRQFNRAEVLYQALFRHLYTSEAAVIQLVLSCLLDLLLVLEKPPSSDCRRKPCRHDDVLHLVLTHMEAEHKVELRRVYASALPLYVERVGVAVCRHLRLLVPVLLGYLEVGDPPEESVRLKMLEVLQSTIRLAWPRMASRADALLRSLLRLLVDVSADPGLSDSVRLQLMEGSSASLRLLDAATQRRVQRLLLQVDSRHCSPQVLCCLATVTAEREHT